The Nitrospira tepida genome includes a window with the following:
- a CDS encoding NifU family protein, which translates to MLKSIESLEAIVQGWDESHRLTVEALRQAVDDLHKEAFARVIRGIKAEPAALEALKQVASDEVVYAVLRYLELVKPSLHERIEQALGSVRPLLQGHGGNVELVSVAPPDTVEIQLVGACDGCPSSGLTLTEGIEKAIREHCPEILTIKKVKGSLPASNGHGAAVSFISPFALRSDTGWHAAVTLEEIPDAGIKVLELNGQSLLFSRQDHRVTCFENACAHMGMPLDMGEVEQGVITCPYHGFRYDLSSGECLTAPEVQLVPRAVRVVGSTVEVKLKG; encoded by the coding sequence TTGCTGAAGAGCATCGAGAGTCTTGAGGCTATCGTGCAAGGATGGGATGAGTCACACCGGCTGACCGTTGAGGCCCTGCGGCAGGCTGTCGACGATCTGCACAAGGAAGCCTTTGCGCGGGTGATTCGCGGGATCAAGGCTGAGCCAGCTGCTCTGGAGGCGTTGAAACAGGTCGCCAGCGATGAAGTGGTCTATGCCGTCCTCCGCTATCTGGAACTGGTGAAACCGTCGCTCCATGAGCGAATTGAGCAAGCCCTGGGCTCTGTTCGTCCGCTGCTTCAAGGACACGGCGGAAACGTCGAGCTGGTTTCGGTAGCCCCCCCCGATACCGTCGAGATTCAACTGGTTGGCGCGTGCGACGGATGTCCTTCCTCAGGGCTCACGCTGACGGAGGGAATTGAGAAAGCCATCCGTGAGCATTGCCCGGAAATCCTCACAATCAAGAAGGTCAAAGGCAGCCTCCCCGCCTCCAATGGCCATGGAGCCGCGGTGTCGTTCATCAGCCCGTTTGCGTTGAGAAGCGACACGGGCTGGCACGCGGCCGTAACGCTGGAAGAGATTCCTGACGCCGGCATCAAGGTGCTGGAACTGAATGGGCAATCACTGCTGTTCAGTCGACAGGATCATCGCGTGACTTGCTTTGAGAACGCCTGTGCGCACATGGGAATGCCGCTCGACATGGGTGAAGTTGAACAAGGCGTGATTACCTGCCCCTACCACGGATTTCGCTATGACTTGTCCTCAGGAGAATGCCTGACGGCTCCTGAAGTGCAGCTGGTTCCCCGAGCGGTACGTGTCGTGGGATCGACCGTGGAAGTGAAACTGAAAGGCTAG
- the hypF gene encoding carbamoyltransferase HypF has protein sequence MSPVVSSHTSDHVAFSIRVHGLVQGVGFRPMVWRLARQHQIRGYVLNDGEGVRIVAIGPPDRILHFMTTLKEQPPILARIDEIISEPAAIEHIPPDFTIRESGSGDVSTGVVPDAATCPDCAQEILDPFARRYRYSFTNCTQCGPRLTIQEQIPYDRSGTTMNRFRMCPACAAEYEDPADRRFHAQPIACHTCGPRAWLERADGKPIAVDALSMMDAVDAACTLLQRGHLVAIKGLGGIQLACDATQEDSVSRLRRLKGREGKPFALMARDLQVIARYAGIDEQERALLESPAAPIVILKCRPDAEVAASVAPGVRTLGFMLPNTPLHHLLLRRMNRPIVLTSGNRADEPQWIDNDLAKAQLGAIAEYFLLHDRPIAQRVDDSVTKVIAGVPRVLRRSRGYAPAPILFPKGFDQAPRILAMGGELKNTFCLFSDNRAILSHHIGDLEDALTLADYRRALRQYGDLFAHTPDLIGVDCHPEYLSSKVGKALAADRSLPVCEVQHHHAHVAACMVENGIPIDHPAVLGIALDGLGYGDEGQLWGGEFMLADYRTAVRVGTFKPVRMLGGEQAVKEPWRNTYAHLMAELGWVRFAMNYAELDLYHFLAKKPRGVLDSMLARGINSPAASSCGRLFDAVAAAMGLCRDHASYEGQAAIELEQVVNQATLEEEDDALAYPFTIPYLDEAKLPYIEPLAMWQALLGDLILHTPRSVMAARFHKGLALAICAVVGKVTRVDEGERTIRHVVLSGGVFQNQALCELVTAKLQGMGFAVLAHRHVPSNDGGLSLGQAAIAAARALSHNR, from the coding sequence ATGAGTCCGGTCGTGTCCTCCCATACGTCGGACCACGTGGCATTCTCGATTCGTGTGCACGGCCTTGTTCAAGGGGTCGGGTTCCGTCCGATGGTCTGGCGACTGGCACGACAGCATCAGATCCGAGGCTATGTCCTGAACGATGGAGAAGGCGTCAGGATTGTGGCGATTGGCCCACCGGACCGCATCCTGCACTTCATGACGACGCTGAAGGAGCAGCCGCCAATCCTCGCCCGGATCGATGAGATCATCTCTGAACCGGCTGCCATTGAGCACATTCCCCCGGATTTCACGATCCGGGAAAGCGGATCAGGAGACGTGTCAACCGGAGTCGTGCCGGACGCCGCGACCTGCCCTGACTGCGCACAGGAAATCCTCGACCCCTTCGCCCGGCGCTATCGGTATTCCTTTACCAACTGCACGCAGTGCGGGCCGCGACTGACGATTCAAGAACAGATTCCCTACGATCGCTCGGGCACGACCATGAATCGGTTTCGGATGTGCCCTGCCTGTGCGGCGGAATACGAGGATCCCGCCGACCGCCGGTTTCACGCGCAGCCGATTGCCTGCCACACATGCGGGCCGAGGGCCTGGTTGGAACGGGCCGATGGGAAGCCCATCGCGGTCGACGCGTTGTCGATGATGGATGCGGTTGACGCGGCCTGTACGCTTCTTCAGCGGGGGCACCTTGTGGCGATCAAGGGACTGGGCGGCATCCAGCTCGCCTGCGACGCCACCCAGGAAGACAGCGTGTCTCGACTTCGTCGATTGAAAGGTCGAGAAGGCAAACCCTTTGCGCTGATGGCCCGCGATCTTCAGGTTATCGCGCGATATGCGGGCATTGATGAACAGGAGCGCGCGCTGCTCGAGAGCCCGGCGGCGCCGATCGTGATCCTGAAATGTCGGCCCGATGCCGAGGTGGCGGCGAGCGTGGCACCGGGCGTGCGTACGTTGGGGTTCATGTTGCCCAATACTCCATTGCATCACCTTCTGCTGAGAAGAATGAATCGCCCGATCGTCCTGACGAGCGGGAATCGGGCCGATGAGCCTCAATGGATCGACAATGATTTAGCCAAGGCACAATTGGGCGCCATCGCGGAGTATTTTCTCCTCCATGATCGTCCCATCGCGCAACGGGTCGATGACTCTGTCACCAAAGTCATCGCGGGGGTTCCCCGTGTCCTCCGTCGTAGCCGCGGCTATGCCCCGGCGCCGATTCTGTTCCCAAAAGGATTTGATCAGGCCCCGCGCATCCTCGCGATGGGGGGCGAATTGAAGAACACCTTCTGTCTCTTCAGTGACAATCGTGCCATCCTCTCCCACCACATCGGAGACCTCGAGGATGCTTTGACGCTCGCCGATTATCGGAGAGCACTGCGGCAGTATGGAGACTTGTTCGCGCACACTCCGGATCTGATCGGAGTCGATTGCCATCCTGAGTACCTCTCAAGCAAAGTCGGGAAAGCCCTGGCTGCCGATCGATCGTTGCCGGTCTGCGAAGTCCAACATCATCATGCGCATGTCGCTGCCTGTATGGTCGAGAACGGAATTCCGATCGATCATCCAGCTGTATTAGGAATTGCGCTGGATGGCTTGGGATATGGGGATGAGGGACAGCTCTGGGGCGGCGAGTTCATGCTGGCTGACTATAGAACGGCCGTCCGGGTTGGAACCTTCAAGCCCGTGCGAATGCTCGGTGGAGAGCAAGCGGTCAAGGAGCCCTGGCGAAACACCTATGCGCATCTCATGGCGGAACTCGGGTGGGTTCGATTCGCCATGAACTATGCCGAACTAGACCTCTACCACTTTTTGGCCAAGAAACCGCGTGGCGTTCTGGACTCCATGCTGGCTCGCGGAATCAACAGCCCTGCGGCCAGTTCCTGTGGCCGTCTCTTCGATGCGGTGGCGGCGGCCATGGGATTGTGCCGCGACCACGCGAGTTACGAAGGGCAGGCAGCCATTGAATTGGAACAGGTGGTTAATCAGGCGACTTTGGAAGAGGAAGACGACGCCCTGGCCTATCCGTTCACGATCCCCTACCTCGACGAGGCGAAGCTGCCCTACATCGAACCGCTGGCCATGTGGCAAGCCCTGCTCGGCGACTTGATCCTGCACACGCCGCGTTCAGTCATGGCTGCCCGGTTTCATAAGGGACTGGCGTTGGCGATCTGCGCCGTGGTGGGCAAGGTCACCAGAGTCGACGAAGGGGAGCGGACGATTCGCCACGTCGTGTTATCCGGCGGAGTATTTCAGAACCAGGCGCTGTGTGAACTCGTGACAGCCAAATTGCAAGGGATGGGATTCGCGGTGCTCGCACATCGGCACGTTCCGTCAAACGACGGAGGGCTGTCGCTGGGCCAAGCTGCCATCGCCGCCGCGAGAGCGTTATCACACAATCGGTGA
- a CDS encoding HypC/HybG/HupF family hydrogenase formation chaperone, producing MCLGIPGQIVEINNEQQKLAVVDVGGVRRTVNIACIVDDQHPPESCIGDWVLVHVGFAMSRVDPEEAQRTIELLSQLGEVQAEVQAMRASGQS from the coding sequence ATGTGTCTCGGAATTCCCGGGCAGATTGTTGAAATCAATAACGAGCAGCAAAAACTCGCAGTGGTCGATGTCGGAGGCGTCAGACGAACGGTGAATATCGCCTGTATCGTGGACGATCAACATCCGCCAGAGTCCTGCATCGGAGATTGGGTCCTGGTCCATGTGGGCTTTGCGATGAGCCGGGTTGATCCGGAGGAGGCTCAGCGGACCATCGAACTCTTGAGCCAGCTGGGAGAAGTGCAGGCCGAGGTTCAAGCCATGCGCGCCTCCGGACAGTCTTGA
- a CDS encoding D-sedoheptulose-7-phosphate isomerase, which produces MSSKRVLDNLYPFLQEQTPSSARLDTELLESVRLKAEDSLAVKRAFFTAHGVQVIEAAHAIANVYRRNGRLLTMGNGGSSCDACHIAVEFQHPITAGRPALPAISLDADVAMLTAVGNDVGFEHVFVRQVIAQARAGDGLIGVSTSGNSSNLLRAFEKAKDLGLTTIGLAGGNGGLMAQSAAINHCLVVETDSIHRVQECHVAIYHILWDLVHTLLADDRGMGQPRSGS; this is translated from the coding sequence ATGTCGTCAAAACGAGTTCTGGACAACCTTTATCCATTCTTACAAGAGCAAACGCCGTCGTCCGCCCGCCTCGACACGGAATTGCTGGAGTCAGTCCGGCTGAAGGCCGAAGACAGTCTTGCGGTGAAGCGGGCATTCTTCACGGCACACGGAGTCCAAGTGATCGAGGCGGCCCATGCGATTGCGAACGTCTATCGCCGGAATGGGCGGTTGTTGACGATGGGCAACGGTGGATCGAGCTGCGATGCCTGCCACATTGCCGTCGAGTTCCAGCATCCCATCACAGCCGGGCGGCCCGCTCTTCCAGCGATCAGTCTAGATGCCGATGTTGCCATGTTGACCGCTGTTGGCAACGACGTCGGGTTCGAACATGTCTTTGTCCGGCAAGTAATCGCCCAGGCGCGGGCTGGCGATGGATTGATCGGGGTCAGCACCAGCGGCAACTCGTCGAATCTCCTGCGAGCGTTTGAAAAGGCCAAAGATTTGGGACTCACGACCATCGGGTTAGCGGGAGGCAATGGAGGCCTCATGGCGCAGTCAGCGGCCATCAACCACTGTTTAGTTGTCGAAACCGACAGCATCCACCGCGTGCAGGAGTGTCATGTCGCCATCTATCATATCCTGTGGGATCTGGTGCACACCCTTCTGGCTGACGACCGGGGTATGGGGCAACCGCGGAGTGGATCATGA
- the hypD gene encoding hydrogenase formation protein HypD, whose amino-acid sequence MKFIDEFRDPLKAQSLIREIRDLVGQIELCKRRPIGIMEVCGGHTHTIFRYGVNKMLPDEVEFIHGPGCPVCVLPRGRVDDCVALAQRPDVIMTTFGDAMRVTGSKKSLLQAKAEGADVRMVYSPLDALKLAKAHPDREVVFLALGFETTMPSTAFTVLQAQREGISNFSLFCNHITIIPTIKAVLDSPDLQVDAFLGPGHVSMVIGTEPYRFIAERYRKPIVIAGFEPLDILQSVWMVLKQMADGRCEVENQYRRVVPDVGNAQALEAIQTVFELREFFEWRGLGSIDYSGVRMKAPFAGYDAERKFEMPNIKIADPTSCQCGEVLKGVIKPPQCKVFGTSCTPENPLGALMVSTEGACAAYYNYGWIDRESIKPAKVSA is encoded by the coding sequence ATGAAATTTATTGATGAGTTTCGCGACCCCCTCAAGGCCCAATCGTTGATTCGGGAAATTCGCGACCTGGTCGGACAGATCGAACTCTGCAAGAGACGGCCCATAGGAATTATGGAAGTGTGCGGAGGGCATACCCACACGATTTTCCGCTACGGCGTCAACAAGATGCTGCCGGACGAAGTGGAATTCATTCACGGGCCGGGCTGTCCTGTGTGCGTCCTGCCTCGGGGACGTGTCGATGACTGTGTGGCGCTGGCACAACGCCCAGACGTCATCATGACCACCTTTGGGGACGCGATGCGGGTGACCGGATCGAAAAAGAGTTTGCTGCAAGCCAAGGCAGAGGGCGCGGATGTTCGGATGGTGTATTCGCCGTTGGATGCGCTGAAGCTGGCCAAGGCCCATCCCGATCGCGAGGTGGTATTCCTGGCCCTGGGATTCGAGACCACGATGCCGAGCACCGCGTTTACAGTGCTGCAAGCACAACGGGAAGGCATCTCCAATTTCTCCCTGTTCTGTAACCACATTACGATCATTCCCACCATCAAAGCCGTGCTCGATTCGCCCGATCTTCAAGTCGATGCGTTCCTGGGACCCGGCCATGTCAGCATGGTCATTGGCACGGAACCATACCGCTTCATTGCCGAGCGGTATCGGAAACCGATTGTCATCGCCGGCTTTGAGCCGTTGGACATTCTCCAGTCGGTGTGGATGGTGCTCAAGCAGATGGCCGACGGCCGGTGCGAGGTCGAAAACCAATATCGCCGCGTGGTTCCCGATGTGGGGAACGCGCAGGCGCTTGAGGCGATTCAAACCGTGTTCGAATTGCGGGAGTTTTTTGAGTGGCGCGGCTTGGGCTCGATCGACTATTCCGGCGTGCGAATGAAGGCGCCGTTTGCCGGATACGATGCGGAACGTAAGTTCGAGATGCCGAATATCAAAATCGCCGATCCGACCTCGTGCCAATGCGGCGAAGTATTAAAGGGAGTCATCAAGCCGCCGCAATGCAAAGTCTTCGGGACGTCCTGTACGCCGGAGAATCCGCTCGGCGCCTTGATGGTCTCAACCGAAGGAGCCTGTGCCGCCTATTACAACTATGGGTGGATTGATCGAGAGAGTATCAAGCCAGCCAAGGTCTCCGCATGA
- the hypE gene encoding hydrogenase expression/formation protein HypE, translating into MREKRITLAHGSGGKAMRELVEQLFVTEFNNPLLAALEDQAVVPLDELQQQGTRLAFTTDSYVVNPLFFPGGSIGELAVHGTINDLAMSGARPLFLSCGMILEEGLSIDTLGEVVSRMKHAAREAGVVIVTGDTKVVERGAADKLFVNTAGIGVIRHDVAISATRARPGDVVITNGYIGDHGIAILLARNELALESSVESDTQPLHELVQEMVRVCPDIHCLRDATRGGIATVLNEFAASSNVGIHLSEAAIPVHETVRGACEILGLDPLYLANEGKLVAIVPREQADPIVEAMRTHPAGRDSAIIGEVKETPNGAVVMATAFGGTRVVDTLIGDQLPRIC; encoded by the coding sequence ATGCGCGAGAAGCGGATTACCCTCGCCCATGGGAGCGGGGGCAAGGCCATGCGAGAACTTGTCGAGCAGCTGTTTGTGACGGAGTTCAACAATCCGTTGTTGGCCGCGCTGGAAGATCAGGCGGTCGTCCCATTGGATGAATTGCAGCAGCAGGGAACAAGGCTGGCGTTCACCACGGACAGTTATGTCGTGAATCCCTTGTTCTTCCCAGGTGGCAGCATCGGTGAACTCGCCGTGCACGGCACTATCAACGATTTGGCGATGAGCGGGGCACGCCCCTTGTTTCTCTCCTGCGGGATGATTCTCGAAGAAGGGCTTTCGATCGACACGCTCGGTGAAGTGGTGAGCCGAATGAAGCACGCTGCGCGTGAAGCCGGGGTGGTCATTGTGACGGGCGATACGAAAGTGGTTGAACGGGGAGCCGCCGATAAGCTCTTCGTGAACACGGCCGGCATTGGTGTAATCAGACACGATGTCGCCATCTCCGCAACCCGCGCGCGTCCAGGGGACGTGGTAATTACGAACGGATACATTGGCGATCATGGAATCGCCATTCTCTTGGCTCGGAACGAGCTTGCCCTGGAGTCATCGGTGGAGAGCGACACGCAGCCCCTCCACGAACTGGTGCAAGAGATGGTGAGAGTCTGCCCGGATATCCATTGTCTGAGGGACGCCACGCGGGGCGGCATTGCAACCGTCCTGAACGAATTCGCTGCGTCGTCTAACGTCGGCATTCATCTGTCGGAGGCGGCGATCCCCGTCCACGAAACGGTGCGAGGCGCCTGCGAAATCCTTGGGTTGGATCCTCTGTATCTGGCCAACGAGGGAAAGTTGGTCGCGATCGTCCCGCGGGAACAGGCCGATCCCATCGTGGAAGCGATGCGCACTCATCCGGCTGGTCGGGACAGCGCGATTATCGGAGAAGTGAAAGAAACCCCGAATGGCGCGGTCGTCATGGCGACGGCCTTTGGCGGGACGCGCGTGGTGGATACGCTCATTGGCGATCAGTTGCCGCGGATTTGCTAA
- the hypA gene encoding hydrogenase maturation nickel metallochaperone HypA produces MHELSITRNIVAIVNERARGAKVTQVTLEIGQLSPVIPDAIRFCFDVVAKGTLLEGAQLEVIEVPGHGQCRDCGRDVELRHLVARCSCGSSNLVRLSGEELNIKQMVTA; encoded by the coding sequence ATGCACGAATTGAGCATTACCCGGAACATCGTCGCGATCGTCAATGAGCGGGCGCGTGGGGCGAAAGTCACGCAAGTCACGCTGGAGATTGGACAATTGAGCCCCGTGATACCCGATGCCATCCGATTTTGTTTCGATGTGGTCGCCAAAGGAACACTCTTGGAAGGGGCGCAACTCGAAGTCATCGAGGTGCCGGGGCACGGTCAATGTCGCGATTGCGGACGCGACGTGGAACTGCGCCATCTGGTAGCCCGTTGCTCCTGCGGTTCCTCAAATCTGGTACGACTGTCCGGTGAAGAACTAAACATCAAACAAATGGTGACAGCCTAA
- the hypB gene encoding hydrogenase nickel incorporation protein HypB, producing the protein MCTTCGCSDDAAPRLTDVMTGQTIKLRSDAGSHGHDHDHDHHHDRHGDHVHVDGQTIVLQEAVLAKNDRLAERNRGWLQGRHVVALNLVSSPGSGKTTLLEQTIRALRHELPIQVIEGDQATVNDAERIRSTGCRVVQINTGAGCHLEADMVARGLEQLAPAPYSIVMIENVGNLVCPALFDLGEQAKVVVLSVTEGEDKPLKYPHMFRAADVMLLNKIDLLPHLSFDITRCVEYAKSVNPHLEVFLVSAISGEGMQSWYDWLRAQVQALEGAPAC; encoded by the coding sequence ATGTGTACCACATGCGGGTGTTCGGATGATGCCGCGCCGCGGCTGACCGATGTAATGACGGGGCAGACAATCAAGCTTCGATCTGACGCAGGGAGTCATGGACACGACCACGATCATGACCATCATCACGATCGTCATGGAGACCATGTGCACGTGGACGGACAAACCATCGTGCTCCAGGAAGCGGTGCTCGCGAAGAACGATCGCCTGGCTGAACGCAACCGCGGCTGGTTGCAGGGACGGCACGTCGTGGCACTGAATCTGGTCAGTTCGCCCGGTTCCGGGAAAACGACGTTATTGGAGCAGACGATCCGCGCGTTGAGACACGAACTGCCTATCCAGGTCATCGAAGGCGATCAGGCGACCGTGAACGATGCAGAACGAATCCGGAGCACCGGCTGTCGAGTCGTGCAAATCAACACCGGGGCCGGTTGTCATCTCGAAGCGGACATGGTGGCCCGGGGATTAGAGCAGTTGGCTCCGGCGCCGTATTCCATCGTGATGATCGAGAACGTCGGAAACCTGGTGTGTCCTGCACTCTTCGATCTGGGGGAGCAGGCAAAGGTGGTCGTGCTCTCTGTGACAGAAGGGGAGGACAAGCCGCTGAAGTATCCCCATATGTTCCGGGCTGCAGACGTGATGCTGTTGAACAAGATCGATCTTCTGCCGCATCTCTCATTTGATATCACGCGCTGCGTCGAGTACGCGAAGTCGGTCAATCCCCATCTGGAAGTCTTTCTGGTATCCGCGATCTCAGGAGAGGGCATGCAGAGCTGGTATGACTGGCTTCGCGCGCAAGTACAAGCGCTGGAAGGGGCACCTGCATGCTGA
- a CDS encoding HoxN/HupN/NixA family nickel/cobalt transporter has protein sequence MLTLLGLGFLLGLRHAFEADHAAAVAALASRSHSVGETVRQGIAWGIGHALTLFLFCSVVLSLNSMVPERVALALEMAVGVMLIGLGLDVWRRIRRDRIHIHIHEHEAGKSHIHIHAHRNESDRVQHQRAHHIPYRALLVGVTHGMAGSAALILLTLHAATSIALAWTYIILFGLGSILGMATLSLAIAIPLRRSAQSFAWAYDGIQIAIGGISVFLGASMLYTQGSEFLG, from the coding sequence ATGCTGACGCTCTTGGGCCTCGGCTTTCTGTTAGGGTTGCGCCATGCGTTCGAAGCGGATCATGCGGCGGCAGTCGCAGCCTTGGCGAGTCGCAGTCATTCGGTCGGTGAAACGGTCAGACAGGGGATCGCCTGGGGCATTGGGCATGCCCTGACGCTCTTTCTCTTCTGTTCAGTCGTGCTGTCCCTGAACAGCATGGTTCCCGAGCGCGTGGCCTTGGCATTGGAGATGGCCGTCGGTGTGATGCTGATTGGATTGGGTCTTGATGTGTGGCGGAGGATCAGGCGGGATCGGATCCACATTCATATCCATGAACATGAAGCAGGGAAGTCCCATATACACATCCACGCGCATCGGAACGAATCGGATCGTGTCCAACATCAGCGCGCGCATCACATTCCGTACCGTGCATTACTCGTCGGCGTGACGCACGGGATGGCAGGCTCAGCGGCTCTTATTCTCCTCACGCTCCATGCCGCCACATCCATTGCGCTCGCCTGGACCTACATCATTCTTTTTGGTCTCGGCTCGATTCTTGGCATGGCCACGCTGTCTCTGGCTATTGCGATTCCACTCCGTCGATCAGCGCAATCCTTCGCATGGGCGTATGACGGAATTCAGATTGCCATCGGAGGCATCAGCGTATTTCTCGGAGCCAGCATGCTGTACACCCAGGGGTCGGAATTCCTAGGCTGA
- a CDS encoding energy transducer TonB family protein, whose amino-acid sequence MQSTLFKRLEQLKRQSRPLLDVSGGKKVLLRVVILEGGDLGELKIERSSGEDRLDQEALRLVQLAFPIPLDYALSRPQVVVRIPISYSLSSD is encoded by the coding sequence TTGCAGAGCACTCTGTTCAAGAGACTTGAACAGCTTAAGCGTCAGTCGCGCCCCCTTCTGGATGTTTCGGGAGGAAAGAAAGTATTGCTGCGAGTGGTCATTCTTGAAGGCGGTGATCTTGGTGAGCTGAAAATAGAACGAAGTTCCGGAGAGGATCGTCTCGATCAGGAGGCTCTGCGCCTGGTGCAGCTGGCCTTTCCCATTCCGTTAGACTACGCCTTGAGTCGACCCCAAGTGGTTGTCCGTATCCCTATCAGCTATAGCCTCTCGTCGGACTGA
- a CDS encoding tyrosine-type recombinase/integrase — translation MGKRSGGGTVTRIGEKRYLIKWHQGRGRPNIRKVIHGTRETAGRVLQTLHERYYGGLFGWPQQMETKVRELTQLVVSDYKANSYKSLKNAEQLHAFWSAFAGNMLAETVSATDLRNWATEWRENGLSPARVNRRMSFLLRAYRLGLAGKPPLVTSVPQWTKLKESPPRSGYRSWQEFVKVRALLPPHARIPVTIEYWLGTREGETMNLEWPQVYFDHQKRNVEIRLASETTKTEEERVAVMGGDLYDVLAAWYKHTSDLYPDCRWVCHLSGKKLASIKSSWRTACVKAGLGRFENPKGRFVGNRRYRGALIHDFRRTAVSNMEDAGVPRKVAMAISGHKTDSVYRRYHIVKRSDLIEAGRRLQEHHDRKHGHGEQLVNSSGSERSADKTKAP, via the coding sequence ATGGGGAAAAGATCGGGAGGCGGCACGGTCACACGCATCGGGGAGAAGCGGTATCTTATTAAGTGGCACCAGGGCCGTGGCCGGCCCAATATCCGCAAGGTCATTCATGGCACGCGGGAGACAGCAGGCCGTGTGCTCCAGACATTGCACGAACGCTACTATGGGGGCCTCTTTGGCTGGCCGCAGCAAATGGAGACCAAGGTCAGAGAGCTGACCCAGCTCGTCGTTTCTGATTACAAGGCAAATAGCTACAAGTCCCTCAAGAATGCAGAACAGCTTCATGCCTTCTGGAGCGCTTTCGCGGGGAATATGCTCGCCGAGACAGTGAGCGCAACGGACCTTCGCAATTGGGCAACCGAGTGGCGCGAGAACGGATTGAGTCCGGCGCGTGTCAATAGACGGATGTCCTTCTTGCTTCGCGCGTACCGCTTGGGGCTTGCGGGGAAGCCGCCGCTCGTGACCTCGGTCCCACAGTGGACCAAATTGAAAGAGTCACCCCCGCGCTCTGGTTACCGCTCGTGGCAGGAATTTGTGAAGGTTAGAGCCTTGCTGCCGCCGCACGCTCGCATCCCGGTCACGATTGAGTATTGGCTGGGGACGCGCGAAGGTGAGACCATGAATCTCGAATGGCCTCAGGTATACTTCGATCATCAGAAGCGGAACGTCGAGATCCGGCTTGCGTCAGAGACTACGAAGACGGAAGAAGAACGAGTCGCTGTGATGGGCGGGGACCTTTACGATGTCCTCGCCGCATGGTATAAGCACACTTCGGACCTGTATCCGGATTGCCGGTGGGTCTGTCACCTTAGCGGGAAAAAACTGGCTTCCATCAAGAGTTCATGGCGAACCGCCTGCGTCAAAGCTGGACTCGGGCGATTTGAAAATCCTAAGGGGCGTTTTGTTGGAAACCGGCGCTATCGTGGGGCGTTAATCCACGACTTCCGTCGAACAGCAGTCAGTAACATGGAGGATGCCGGGGTGCCAAGAAAGGTCGCGATGGCAATCAGTGGTCACAAGACCGATTCCGTCTACCGTCGGTACCACATCGTGAAGAGATCTGACCTCATTGAAGCCGGGCGCAGGCTCCAGGAACACCACGACCGGAAGCACGGTCACGGTGAACAGTTGGTGAACAGTTCTGGGTCGGAGCGCTCGGCTGACAAGACCAAAGCCCCTTAG
- a CDS encoding helix-turn-helix domain-containing protein, whose protein sequence is MKMRSLRGEALTTTSANAQQAADQYMTVQQLAQRLRVTPDYLYSDVLGQPDGIPGIRLGKGRRPRWRIHPSDVAQWEERQRRTYDSPPPLTASAKKVRSVPRQVDSKAS, encoded by the coding sequence ATGAAAATGCGATCACTTCGAGGGGAAGCACTCACCACGACCAGTGCGAATGCCCAGCAGGCCGCAGACCAGTACATGACCGTACAGCAACTGGCGCAACGCCTGCGGGTCACTCCGGACTACCTGTACAGCGACGTGCTCGGTCAACCCGACGGGATACCTGGAATCAGACTAGGGAAAGGGCGCCGTCCTCGGTGGCGCATCCATCCGAGCGATGTCGCGCAGTGGGAAGAGCGCCAGCGAAGGACCTATGATTCACCGCCGCCGTTAACGGCCAGCGCCAAGAAAGTACGTTCTGTTCCAAGACAAGTTGATTCCAAGGCTAGCTGA